One genomic segment of Mesoterricola silvestris includes these proteins:
- a CDS encoding serine hydrolase domain-containing protein — MGGHRAKRAGAGIALLLVVGLSGCLRAVRRVAAQVSTPDVVVSGDPGRVPAGVREALADAVRRGAKGVTAIVMRDGKELFRLDVGKIDPEARYPVASASKWMTAALVMTVVDEGRLSLDEPIANHLPEFQGEKGRTTLRHLLAQTSGQGSLKGRVDIRQDPRLTLAESAAEVARLPLEHPPGAVFAYGGPGFQVAGALVEKVTGRRWADLFRERIAGPLGMERTSWEHPPGRVPSGQTSNPLLQGGVTTTAGDYMRFLSMLAQGGVHDGRRVLSAQAVRTLETVQTLGLPKDYLPPGIPAEADPQYALGNWCETWSADGQGVLVSSPGALGTYPWIDRKRGVCGIFFTKHRLPKVRDDFLKARAAILRAIDG, encoded by the coding sequence ATGGGCGGGCATCGGGCGAAGCGCGCGGGGGCCGGGATCGCGCTCCTGCTGGTGGTGGGCCTTTCTGGCTGCCTGCGCGCCGTGCGGCGCGTGGCGGCCCAGGTGTCCACCCCGGACGTGGTGGTCAGCGGCGATCCCGGCCGGGTGCCGGCCGGGGTCCGGGAGGCGCTGGCGGACGCCGTCAGGCGGGGCGCCAAGGGCGTCACGGCCATCGTCATGCGGGACGGGAAGGAACTGTTCCGGCTGGACGTGGGGAAGATCGACCCGGAGGCCCGGTATCCGGTGGCCTCGGCCTCGAAATGGATGACGGCCGCCCTGGTGATGACGGTGGTGGACGAGGGCCGGCTTTCCCTGGACGAGCCCATTGCGAACCACCTTCCGGAGTTCCAGGGCGAGAAGGGCCGCACGACGCTGCGCCATCTGCTGGCCCAGACCTCCGGCCAGGGCAGCCTGAAGGGCCGCGTGGACATCCGGCAGGATCCCCGGCTCACCCTGGCCGAGTCGGCCGCGGAGGTGGCACGGCTGCCCCTGGAGCACCCGCCGGGCGCGGTGTTCGCATACGGCGGGCCCGGCTTCCAGGTGGCGGGCGCGCTGGTGGAGAAGGTGACCGGCCGGCGGTGGGCGGACCTCTTCAGGGAACGGATCGCCGGGCCCCTGGGCATGGAACGCACGTCCTGGGAGCACCCGCCGGGCCGGGTGCCTTCGGGGCAGACCTCCAATCCCCTGCTCCAGGGGGGCGTGACCACCACGGCCGGAGACTACATGCGCTTCCTTTCCATGCTGGCCCAGGGGGGCGTCCACGACGGCCGACGGGTGCTGTCGGCCCAGGCCGTGCGGACCCTGGAGACGGTCCAGACCCTCGGCCTGCCCAAGGACTACCTTCCGCCCGGCATCCCGGCGGAGGCGGACCCGCAGTACGCCTTGGGGAACTGGTGCGAAACCTGGTCCGCGGATGGGCAGGGCGTCCTGGTGTCCAGCCCCGGGGCCCTGGGGACCTACCCCTGGATCGACCGGAAGCGCGGCGTGTGCGGCATCTTCTTCACGAAGCACCGGCTCCCGAAGGTCCGGGACGATTTCCTGAAGGCCAGGGCCGCGATCCTCCGGGCCATTGACGGTTGA
- a CDS encoding HPF/RaiA family ribosome-associated protein has translation MKILLKSLGFNAGEALHQHAVSRLGSALEHWGDRLEGAVVRIMDANGPRGGVDKVCSIQIALPHRAFVVVTAAASDYYAAVDLAIHRACRATARAIGRLAQTKGRGGSWPLAAFE, from the coding sequence ATGAAGATCCTGCTGAAATCCCTCGGTTTCAACGCTGGCGAAGCTTTGCATCAGCACGCGGTTTCGCGGCTGGGGTCGGCCCTCGAGCACTGGGGCGACCGGCTCGAGGGCGCGGTGGTCCGGATCATGGACGCCAACGGACCCCGGGGCGGGGTGGACAAGGTCTGCTCCATCCAGATCGCCCTCCCCCATCGGGCCTTCGTGGTGGTCACCGCCGCCGCCTCGGACTACTACGCCGCGGTGGACCTGGCGATCCACCGCGCATGCCGGGCCACGGCCCGAGCCATCGGGCGCCTCGCCCAGACCAAGGGACGGGGCGGCTCCTGGCCCCTGGCCGCCTTCGAATGA
- a CDS encoding LytR/AlgR family response regulator transcription factor: protein MSEPLRIVVAEDEPYNLKRLVRLLKGQGCEVVAELEDGIAVMEWLEGGGSADALFLDVQMPGLTGLEVMAEIQEGLPVVLVTAFAEHAVKAFEHAALDYLLKPVTEERLALTLERLRSARSSAVRPVQSGPFRYPVKAGEGLVLLDLGKTSHFEFKGGAVWAHAGGEWRTLWKTLAEAEQALEGRGLIRGHRHLLLRPEAVLGARNLDSGRMLVKLQGGLEVEISRGAAPGLKSRLGIP from the coding sequence ATGTCTGAACCCCTGCGCATCGTCGTGGCCGAGGACGAGCCCTACAACCTCAAGCGCCTGGTGCGCCTCCTGAAGGGCCAGGGCTGCGAGGTGGTGGCGGAACTGGAGGACGGCATCGCCGTCATGGAATGGCTGGAGGGCGGCGGTTCCGCCGACGCGCTCTTCCTGGACGTGCAGATGCCCGGCCTCACCGGCCTGGAGGTCATGGCCGAGATCCAGGAGGGCCTGCCCGTGGTGCTGGTCACCGCCTTCGCCGAGCACGCCGTGAAGGCCTTCGAGCACGCCGCCCTGGACTACCTCCTGAAGCCCGTCACGGAGGAGCGCCTGGCCCTGACCCTGGAGCGGCTGAGAAGCGCGCGATCCAGTGCCGTGAGGCCGGTCCAGTCCGGTCCCTTCCGCTACCCGGTAAAGGCCGGGGAGGGCCTGGTGCTCCTGGACCTGGGGAAGACCTCCCATTTCGAATTCAAGGGCGGCGCCGTGTGGGCCCACGCCGGCGGCGAGTGGCGCACCCTCTGGAAGACCCTGGCCGAGGCCGAGCAGGCCCTGGAGGGCCGCGGCCTGATCCGGGGCCACCGGCACCTGCTCCTGCGCCCCGAGGCCGTCCTGGGCGCCCGCAACCTGGATTCGGGCCGCATGCTGGTCAAGCTCCAGGGCGGCCTGGAAGTGGAGATCAGCCGCGGCGCGGCGCCGGGGTTGAAGAGCAGGCTGGGAATTCCCTAG
- a CDS encoding alpha/beta fold hydrolase — protein sequence MNCRPALLVPALAGMMTACGGGAPGAPAPPALENQVVTTQVPGFPHAVTFCIPAGATRAIVALHGGGGNSSAIGYQLGLNSSTTATTTGTVNWTWLGAHKVMLVLPQGQHIDGSPGATTWSNYAMTSGQDDKAFLQALAAKIRTTYGLADVTLMGHSMGGTMANRMWCESPSTFNAYVSLAGPASARFQQAATPCVCTLGSATPPYLGLFGDADSVMQTSGNWTQPNWYVNPVVVWAGNAAFLDGTMIGEWHQQCDRVLQVCGTTLDLAGCQTSGNVDTWTSCGGKLVLKRVRGADHGVDAIAARMNPASPTVVMDTVMAFLAGQN from the coding sequence ATGAACTGCCGACCCGCCCTTCTGGTCCCGGCCCTGGCCGGGATGATGACCGCCTGCGGCGGCGGAGCGCCCGGAGCCCCGGCGCCTCCCGCCCTGGAAAACCAGGTCGTCACCACCCAGGTGCCCGGCTTCCCCCATGCGGTGACCTTCTGCATCCCCGCCGGCGCCACCCGGGCCATCGTGGCGCTGCACGGCGGCGGCGGCAACAGCAGCGCCATCGGATACCAGCTGGGCCTGAATTCCAGCACCACCGCCACCACCACGGGCACCGTCAACTGGACCTGGCTCGGCGCCCACAAGGTGATGCTCGTCCTGCCCCAGGGCCAGCACATCGACGGGTCGCCCGGCGCCACCACCTGGTCCAACTACGCCATGACCTCCGGGCAGGACGACAAGGCCTTCCTGCAGGCCCTGGCCGCGAAGATCCGCACCACCTACGGCCTTGCGGACGTGACCCTCATGGGCCACTCCATGGGAGGGACGATGGCGAACCGCATGTGGTGCGAATCCCCTTCCACCTTCAACGCCTATGTGTCCCTGGCGGGCCCGGCCTCCGCCCGGTTCCAGCAGGCCGCCACGCCCTGCGTCTGCACCCTGGGCAGCGCGACGCCCCCCTACCTGGGCCTTTTCGGGGACGCCGATTCCGTCATGCAGACCTCCGGCAACTGGACGCAGCCGAACTGGTACGTCAACCCCGTGGTCGTCTGGGCCGGCAATGCGGCCTTCCTGGACGGCACCATGATCGGGGAGTGGCACCAGCAGTGTGACCGGGTCCTGCAGGTCTGCGGCACCACCCTGGACCTCGCCGGCTGCCAGACCTCCGGCAACGTCGACACGTGGACGTCCTGCGGCGGGAAGCTGGTGCTCAAACGGGTGAGGGGGGCGGACCACGGCGTCGACGCCATCGCCGCCCGCATGAACCCGGCTTCACCCACCGTGGTCATGGATACGGTGATGGCCTTCCTGGCCGGCCAGAATTAG
- a CDS encoding LysR family transcriptional regulator translates to MEWLNYHHLLYFWTAAKEGSITSAARTLNLSQPALSTQIRQLEASLGERLFEKSGRGLRLTSAGQTAFRYAEEIFSLGSEFQHQLKGHPTGRALQLVAGVSDVLPKLMVHRLLQPALELGEPLRLACREAPLPRLLDALQTHEIDIVLSDAPWTPRSGARAYNHVLGESGVELFGTPALAERHPGLFPGGLNGAPLLLPSPGNALRRSLDAWFERNAVVPLIVGEFDDTALLETFGAQGLGFFAAPAAISQEVARTYGVRSLGSLDGVRERTYAVSAERKLVHPAVLAILRAAKEEIFP, encoded by the coding sequence ATGGAATGGCTCAACTACCACCATCTGCTCTATTTCTGGACAGCGGCCAAGGAAGGGTCCATCACGTCGGCCGCCAGGACCCTGAACCTCTCCCAGCCGGCGCTCAGCACCCAGATCCGCCAACTGGAAGCGAGCCTGGGGGAACGGCTCTTCGAGAAATCCGGCCGGGGCCTGCGGCTCACCTCCGCGGGGCAGACGGCCTTCCGGTACGCGGAGGAGATCTTCTCCCTCGGAAGTGAGTTCCAGCACCAGCTCAAGGGGCACCCCACGGGCCGGGCCCTCCAGCTGGTGGCCGGCGTCTCGGACGTACTCCCCAAGCTGATGGTGCACCGCCTCCTGCAACCCGCCCTGGAGCTCGGGGAGCCCCTGCGGCTCGCCTGCCGCGAGGCGCCCCTGCCCCGGCTCCTCGACGCCCTCCAGACCCACGAGATCGACATCGTCCTCTCCGACGCCCCCTGGACGCCCCGGAGCGGGGCGCGGGCCTACAACCACGTCCTGGGCGAATCCGGCGTGGAGCTCTTCGGCACCCCGGCCCTGGCGGAACGCCACCCGGGCCTCTTCCCCGGCGGCCTGAACGGCGCGCCCCTCCTGCTCCCCTCCCCGGGCAACGCGCTGCGCCGCTCCCTGGACGCCTGGTTTGAACGGAACGCCGTCGTGCCCCTGATCGTGGGGGAATTCGACGACACCGCCCTTCTGGAAACCTTCGGGGCCCAGGGCCTGGGTTTCTTCGCGGCGCCCGCGGCCATCAGCCAGGAGGTGGCCAGGACCTACGGTGTGCGTTCCCTGGGCAGCCTGGACGGGGTCCGGGAACGGACCTACGCCGTCTCCGCCGAGCGCAAGCTGGTCCACCCGGCCGTGCTCGCCATCCTGAGGGCCGCCAAGGAGGAGATCTTTCCGTGA
- a CDS encoding TlpA family protein disulfide reductase codes for MSYRISTALLLPAMLVAQAPAEDTSALVATYTAVVKNYAAHLKEGKAAKTRLPMDATPEGLSVLIAHETRPGVRQLLLQARYFMLRSQAAESGKLPDNLANFQFTLTTSSMLELAGQMTPDSPALDLVAAVDPEFLGWIAWHASGGGYVKQTEAQAATKAFAFFDQVFEKHPSRAVKLLALESSIELSSRPRMIAEVRKGVARLQAFEPASPAIAKWNAWLVKAEVEDKIAPKAGNPMPAFKVTELGKGGKVLGPATFKGKYWILDFWATWCGPCKGELPFVHKAYAKYHDAGLEILSVSSDKKVGDIAAFRRNPATPMPWHHAFPEGKEREALMNLFQVRGIPHVILVGPDGKIITVNDGLRGEDLDRTLGKLLKTK; via the coding sequence ATGTCCTATCGGATTTCCACAGCCCTCCTCCTACCGGCGATGCTCGTCGCCCAGGCCCCGGCGGAGGACACCTCGGCGCTGGTCGCCACGTACACCGCCGTCGTCAAGAACTACGCCGCCCACCTCAAGGAGGGCAAGGCCGCCAAGACCCGCCTTCCCATGGACGCCACGCCCGAAGGCCTTTCGGTGCTCATCGCCCACGAGACCCGCCCCGGGGTGCGCCAGCTCCTGCTCCAGGCCCGCTACTTCATGCTCCGGTCCCAGGCGGCGGAGTCCGGCAAGCTGCCCGACAACCTGGCCAACTTCCAGTTCACCCTTACCACCAGCTCCATGCTCGAACTGGCCGGTCAGATGACGCCCGATTCCCCCGCCCTGGACCTGGTGGCGGCGGTGGATCCCGAATTCCTGGGCTGGATCGCCTGGCATGCCAGCGGGGGCGGGTACGTCAAGCAGACCGAGGCCCAGGCCGCCACCAAGGCCTTCGCCTTCTTCGACCAGGTCTTCGAGAAGCACCCCAGCCGCGCCGTGAAGCTCCTGGCGCTGGAGTCCTCCATCGAGCTGTCCTCCCGGCCCCGCATGATCGCCGAGGTGCGCAAGGGCGTGGCCCGGCTCCAGGCCTTCGAGCCCGCCTCCCCCGCCATCGCCAAATGGAACGCCTGGCTCGTCAAGGCCGAGGTGGAGGACAAGATCGCGCCCAAGGCCGGCAATCCCATGCCCGCCTTCAAGGTCACGGAACTGGGCAAGGGCGGCAAGGTCCTGGGCCCCGCCACCTTCAAGGGCAAGTACTGGATCCTGGATTTCTGGGCCACCTGGTGCGGCCCCTGCAAGGGGGAGCTGCCCTTCGTGCACAAGGCCTACGCCAAGTACCACGACGCGGGCCTGGAGATCCTCAGCGTGTCCAGCGACAAGAAGGTGGGGGACATCGCCGCCTTCCGCAGGAACCCCGCCACGCCCATGCCCTGGCACCACGCCTTTCCCGAGGGCAAGGAGCGGGAGGCCCTCATGAACCTCTTCCAGGTGAGGGGCATCCCCCACGTGATCCTGGTGGGCCCCGACGGGAAGATCATCACCGTCAATGACGGGCTTCGGGGCGAGGACCTGGACCGGACCCTAGGCAAGCTCCTCAAGACCAAGTAG
- a CDS encoding HAMP domain-containing sensor histidine kinase, whose protein sequence is MRDFFLRVFLTFWVASVLMLLGFWAVTEAADARPVARRWMVDTVETLGATAVDQFEFGGKDRLDRFLGALRDHSGIQATLVKDDVDLGAAPPPPELADLIAKARAERRAGYVLRSPWRGAVVSQRGASTYVFAAQVRPRRLLARSLTTGIPQLKLALAVLISAALSWLLAKSVTGPIGRLQAVARDLAGGNLSARARPVVAAGAPGVVAALAEDFDSMAARIQTLMDQQREFLRDISHELRSPLSRLSVAAGLAQRGDLAGAERMEREIGILEGMISDLLTLARIDASVPASRRTPVHLGRLVQQVVLDASFEGAPEGKTVMQTGPFEVRLQGDPGLLHRCIENVVRNALSFTPPHGEVEVELALAARAGIDGCLVAVSDGGPGVPEEGLERLFEPFYRGSGEWNAARAGAGVGLAISRKVAQCHGGTIEAGNLAGGGLQVRLWLPL, encoded by the coding sequence ATGCGTGATTTCTTCCTGAGGGTCTTCCTCACCTTCTGGGTCGCCTCGGTGCTGATGCTCCTGGGCTTCTGGGCCGTCACCGAGGCCGCTGACGCCAGGCCCGTGGCCCGGCGCTGGATGGTGGACACCGTGGAAACCCTGGGGGCCACCGCGGTCGACCAGTTCGAGTTCGGGGGGAAGGACCGGCTGGACCGCTTCCTGGGCGCCCTCCGGGACCATTCGGGGATCCAGGCGACCCTGGTGAAGGATGACGTGGACCTGGGCGCCGCGCCCCCTCCGCCGGAACTGGCGGACCTGATCGCCAAGGCCCGGGCGGAGCGGCGGGCCGGCTATGTGCTGCGGTCGCCCTGGCGCGGGGCGGTGGTTTCCCAGCGGGGGGCGAGCACCTACGTGTTCGCCGCCCAGGTGCGCCCCCGCCGGCTGCTGGCCCGGTCCCTCACCACCGGCATCCCCCAGCTGAAGCTGGCGCTGGCCGTGCTCATTTCCGCGGCCCTGAGCTGGCTGCTCGCCAAGAGCGTCACCGGGCCCATCGGCAGGCTCCAGGCCGTGGCCCGGGACCTGGCGGGGGGGAACCTGTCCGCCCGGGCGCGGCCGGTGGTGGCCGCCGGGGCCCCCGGGGTGGTGGCCGCCCTGGCCGAGGACTTCGATTCCATGGCCGCGCGGATCCAGACCCTGATGGACCAGCAGAGGGAATTCCTCCGGGACATCTCCCACGAGCTGCGTTCCCCCCTCTCCCGCCTAAGCGTGGCCGCCGGGCTGGCCCAGCGGGGTGACCTGGCGGGCGCCGAGCGCATGGAGCGGGAAATCGGGATCCTGGAAGGCATGATCTCGGACCTTCTGACCCTCGCCCGCATCGACGCGTCGGTGCCGGCCTCGCGCCGGACGCCCGTGCACCTGGGCCGGCTGGTCCAGCAGGTGGTCCTGGACGCCTCCTTCGAAGGGGCGCCGGAGGGGAAGACGGTGATGCAGACGGGCCCCTTCGAGGTCCGGCTCCAGGGCGACCCGGGCCTGCTGCACCGCTGTATCGAGAATGTCGTGCGGAACGCCTTGAGCTTCACCCCGCCCCATGGCGAGGTGGAGGTCGAGCTTGCCCTCGCGGCGCGCGCGGGCATCGACGGGTGCCTCGTCGCCGTGAGCGACGGGGGCCCCGGCGTGCCGGAGGAGGGCCTGGAGCGGCTCTTCGAGCCCTTCTACCGGGGTTCCGGCGAATGGAACGCCGCCCGGGCCGGGGCCGGGGTCGGGCTCGCCATCAGCCGGAAGGTGGCCCAGTGCCACGGGGGAACCATCGAGGCCGGGAACCTCGCCGGGGGAGGCCTCCAGGTCCGGCTTTGGCTGCCCCTCTAA
- a CDS encoding sensor histidine kinase, protein MPFVQIARARPGTRRLRAALRILPGPRGSVWPLLVAWAVICAALAALPAWWLSDWKDLTLDRWFSATHTQAARLTQEWEHWTVGVPDFTTGDEPAMRAWLAREALVTALVDSDTGRVWLREGDRLRPSTDPEATREPADWARRALELAPVWTPRGARAVASRRGLVADAGTWWLVGAVDPLNRERCSIVAFHGKWCLIKAWVPGSPEVERWLQGTLKPGAAYRFGMVSGFKNSGNLKRPRTFSSFRRACKGDGEDRLEFTCPDTAPFRVDKELSQSFGGMWYAVLQMAPETYRAFWKAYLLRGLAAWSAYALLVLSSGLAVALVILGRNRERLLADRLASLTHSLKTPLAVLKLRCDTVLNPDLSRDMQEARLLEIRGEVDHLVRSIEGGLEEMRDRYSEGVQDRVDAAFFERMDEDLTPAFEAQGRVLEVYGAEVGLRCSASALRAALDTLVENALVHGRGRVVVKASRAEGGVRVDVTDEGEGIPPAVLEGLGRRAPACPAPGPGRGMGLLVLGQVARQEGWGLAFGREDAGFTARLELPG, encoded by the coding sequence ATGCCCTTTGTCCAGATCGCCCGGGCACGTCCCGGCACCCGGCGCCTGCGCGCGGCCCTCCGGATCCTTCCGGGGCCGCGCGGGTCCGTGTGGCCCCTGCTGGTGGCCTGGGCCGTCATTTGTGCGGCCCTGGCGGCACTGCCGGCGTGGTGGCTCTCCGACTGGAAGGATCTGACGCTCGACCGGTGGTTCAGCGCCACCCACACCCAGGCGGCCCGGCTCACCCAGGAATGGGAGCACTGGACGGTCGGCGTGCCCGACTTCACCACCGGCGACGAACCCGCCATGCGCGCCTGGCTGGCCCGGGAGGCCCTGGTCACGGCCCTGGTGGATTCGGACACGGGCCGGGTGTGGCTCCGGGAGGGCGACCGCCTCCGGCCGTCCACGGATCCCGAGGCCACCCGGGAGCCGGCGGACTGGGCCCGCAGGGCCCTGGAACTGGCCCCCGTCTGGACGCCGCGGGGGGCCCGGGCCGTGGCCAGCCGCAGGGGCCTCGTGGCGGACGCCGGCACCTGGTGGCTGGTGGGCGCGGTGGACCCCCTGAACCGGGAGCGCTGCTCCATCGTGGCCTTCCATGGCAAATGGTGCCTCATCAAGGCCTGGGTGCCCGGCAGCCCCGAGGTGGAGCGGTGGCTGCAAGGCACCCTGAAGCCCGGCGCCGCGTACCGGTTCGGAATGGTTTCGGGCTTCAAGAACAGCGGGAACCTGAAGCGGCCGCGCACCTTCTCCAGCTTCCGGCGCGCCTGCAAGGGCGATGGGGAGGACCGGCTGGAGTTCACCTGCCCGGACACGGCCCCTTTCCGGGTGGACAAGGAACTGAGCCAATCCTTCGGGGGCATGTGGTACGCCGTGCTCCAGATGGCCCCGGAAACCTACCGGGCCTTCTGGAAGGCCTACCTCCTGCGCGGCCTGGCGGCCTGGAGCGCCTACGCCCTCCTGGTCCTGTCCAGCGGCCTCGCCGTGGCCCTGGTGATCCTGGGCCGCAACCGGGAGCGCCTCCTCGCGGACCGCCTGGCCTCCCTCACCCACAGCCTCAAGACCCCCCTGGCCGTCCTGAAGCTGCGCTGCGACACGGTCCTCAACCCCGACCTGTCCCGGGACATGCAGGAGGCGCGCCTCCTGGAGATCCGCGGCGAGGTGGACCACCTGGTGCGGTCCATCGAAGGCGGGCTGGAGGAGATGCGCGACCGCTACTCCGAAGGGGTCCAGGACCGGGTGGACGCGGCCTTCTTCGAGCGCATGGACGAGGACCTCACCCCCGCCTTCGAGGCCCAGGGAAGGGTCCTGGAGGTGTACGGCGCCGAGGTGGGCCTCCGCTGCAGCGCCAGCGCCCTGCGGGCCGCCCTGGACACCCTCGTGGAGAACGCCCTGGTCCACGGCCGGGGCCGGGTGGTGGTGAAGGCCTCCCGGGCGGAAGGCGGGGTGCGGGTGGACGTGACGGACGAAGGGGAGGGCATTCCCCCGGCCGTGCTGGAGGGCCTGGGCCGGCGCGCCCCGGCCTGTCCCGCTCCGGGCCCGGGCCGGGGCATGGGCTTGCTGGTGCTGGGCCAGGTGGCCCGGCAGGAGGGATGGGGCCTGGCCTTCGGCAGGGAGGACGCGGGGTTCACGGCGCGGCTGGAGCTTCCCGGCTGA
- a CDS encoding response regulator transcription factor: protein MPTTVLLIDDDLALCESLARFLAMHDLQVTGMATVREGEAGIQAGGWDLVLLDVGLPDGDGRELLRWIRGRSGVPVIMLTAQGDAGDRIAGLEDGADDFVPKPFVPRELLARIRAVLRRRGGAAGGRLVVGDLQVDVPTRRVLRGGGELPLTAAEFDILLVLLRRCGTCVTRDELSEQALGRPLGFSDRTIDNHISNLRRKLGPRSGSVERIRSVRNLGYCYTGFLDA from the coding sequence ATGCCCACCACGGTTCTCCTCATCGACGACGACCTGGCCCTGTGCGAGTCCCTGGCGCGCTTCCTGGCCATGCACGACCTCCAGGTCACGGGCATGGCCACGGTGCGCGAGGGCGAGGCCGGGATCCAGGCGGGGGGCTGGGACCTGGTCCTGCTGGACGTGGGGCTGCCCGACGGCGACGGCCGGGAGCTGCTCCGGTGGATCCGGGGCCGGTCCGGGGTCCCGGTCATCATGCTCACCGCCCAGGGGGACGCGGGGGACCGCATCGCCGGGCTGGAGGACGGGGCCGACGACTTCGTGCCCAAGCCCTTCGTCCCCAGGGAACTGCTCGCCCGGATCCGGGCGGTCCTGCGCCGGCGGGGCGGCGCCGCCGGGGGTCGCCTGGTGGTGGGGGACCTCCAGGTGGACGTGCCCACCCGGCGGGTGCTGCGGGGAGGCGGGGAACTCCCCCTCACGGCGGCGGAATTCGATATCCTCCTGGTCCTGCTCCGGCGGTGCGGAACCTGCGTGACCCGGGACGAGCTCTCCGAGCAGGCCCTGGGCCGGCCCCTCGGCTTCAGCGACCGCACCATCGACAACCACATCAGCAACCTGCGGCGCAAGCTCGGGCCCCGGTCCGGGTCCGTGGAGCGCATCCGGAGCGTCCGCAACCTCGGCTACTGCTACACCGGGTTCCTGGATGCGTGA
- a CDS encoding DUF933 domain-containing protein — MVGFPGCGKTTVFNALTGLSAETGFGAARGRTNLGTVKVPDERVAALAGLFHPRKTTLAEITFCDVAAASAGGHGQSLDEATLRAMREVDALCQVVRGFPGAAGEVPDPLAEAKGLEDEMNLADLILIEKRLERLAKEKAKTGEAELLGTLKAALEAGVPLRKVDGVAPEAWASLAGYRFLTQKPLLLVFNVAEAEAAAPAPGDLARHTRGAGLGLVVLAGLIEMDIAQMSPEDQLEFVASLGLAEPAIARFIRGAYALLDLISFLTAGEDECRAWPIRRGLTAPKAAGKIHSDIERGFIRAEVTHWEDLVRLGSEARCREAGKLRSEGKEYVVHDGDVINFRFNV; from the coding sequence TTGGTCGGATTCCCAGGCTGCGGCAAGACCACGGTGTTCAACGCCCTCACGGGGCTCTCCGCCGAGACCGGCTTCGGCGCGGCCCGGGGCAGGACCAACCTGGGGACCGTCAAGGTCCCCGACGAACGGGTCGCGGCGCTGGCGGGCCTCTTCCACCCCAGGAAGACCACCCTGGCCGAGATCACCTTCTGCGACGTGGCCGCGGCCTCCGCGGGGGGCCACGGCCAGAGCCTGGACGAGGCCACCCTCCGGGCCATGCGGGAGGTGGATGCGCTATGCCAGGTGGTGCGGGGCTTCCCGGGCGCGGCGGGCGAGGTCCCCGACCCCCTCGCCGAGGCCAAGGGCCTCGAGGACGAAATGAACCTGGCCGACCTCATCCTCATCGAGAAGCGCCTGGAGCGGCTCGCCAAGGAGAAGGCGAAGACCGGCGAGGCCGAGCTCCTGGGCACCCTCAAGGCCGCCCTGGAGGCCGGCGTGCCCCTGCGCAAGGTGGACGGCGTCGCCCCCGAAGCCTGGGCCTCCCTCGCGGGGTACCGCTTCCTGACCCAGAAACCCCTGCTCCTGGTGTTCAACGTCGCCGAGGCCGAGGCCGCCGCCCCCGCCCCCGGGGACCTGGCGCGCCACACCCGCGGGGCGGGCCTCGGCCTGGTGGTCCTGGCCGGCCTGATCGAGATGGACATCGCCCAGATGTCGCCCGAGGACCAGCTGGAGTTCGTGGCGTCCCTGGGCCTGGCCGAACCCGCCATCGCGCGGTTCATCCGGGGGGCCTACGCCCTGCTGGATCTCATCAGCTTCCTCACTGCGGGCGAGGACGAGTGCCGCGCCTGGCCCATCCGACGTGGCCTCACGGCCCCCAAGGCCGCCGGCAAGATCCACTCCGACATCGAGCGCGGCTTCATCCGGGCCGAAGTGACCCACTGGGAGGACCTGGTGCGCCTGGGGAGCGAGGCCAGATGCCGCGAGGCCGGCAAGCTCCGCAGCGAAGGCAAGGAGTATGTCGTGCACGACGGCGACGTGATCAACTTCCGCTTCAACGTCTGA